ACCTCGGCCGGTCTGGTGACCACGATCGCCGGTCTGTCCGGCATTGCCGGCCACAAAGACGGCTCCGGCATCGAGGCCTGGTTCAACCAACCGCGCGATCTCACCGTTAGCGCCGCCGGTTTCCTCTACGTGGCCGACACGGGCAATGCCGCGATCCGGCGAATCGATACCACCGGCTTGGTCACGACCTTGATTTTGAGCGAACCTCCCGCCAGCAATCCGACTCCGACCAACCCGTTGCCGGAAACGCCGCCCTTGCCGACCACTCCAACGCTGCCCACCTTGCCGACTTCGCCCACCCCGCCCACTTCCAGTGGCGGTGGCGGCGGCGGTGCCCCGAGTGCTGAATTCCTCGCCGCCCTGCTGACCGTTTGGCTGACGCGCCGGTTTACGTCTAGAAAAGCCTGAGCAGGGATATTTCTCAATCCCACCGACCGAGGCCCGGTTGGTGGGATTTTTTTGGTCCCGCAGGCCGGTCCCAAATCACAGCGCCGCGTGGGCTAGTCACCGGTTCGGATGCAGGACCGGAAATTGTCCCAACCTCGCGCCGCAATCCCGCCGGAAGGGCCGAGCGGACCCGTAGCCTGCAGGTTCCGCGTAAGCGTCCGCATGTCGGAGCATGTGATCCTCTCCGGCAAAGCCGGCCCGGCTTATGACGCCGGTCGAAGCCCCGCTTTCATTTTCTAGCTGACCGGCCCCAAATTGACTGGCAAACCCACGGCCTCTTCAAAATCATTACTCATCCATGAAACTTGCGATCGTCGGTCTCGGTTATGTCGGCCTGCCTCTCTCCCTCCAGTTCGCCCGTTGCCAAGCCAACGTGCTTGGCCTCGACATCGACCGGGCCAAGGTGGACTCGCTGAATGCCGGCCGGAGCTACATCAAGCACATCACCGATGCCGCCATCCGGGAGCAGATCGACGCCAAGAATTTTTCCGCCAGCACTGACTTCTCCCGTGTCAAGGAAGTCTCCGCGATTATCATCTGCGTCCCCACGCCGCTGAACAAAAACCGAGAACCCGACATCTCCTACATCACCGAAACGGGCAAAGCGATCGCCCCCCACCTGCAGAAGGGCACGGTCGTGGTGCTGGAATCGACCACTTATCCCGGCACGACCGACGAGGACCTGCGCAAGGTGATCGAATCAACCTCAGGTCTTAAAGCCGGCACCGACTTCCATCTCGCCTTTTCACCCGAGCGCGAAGATCCGGGTAATCCGCAGAGTGTCGTCGCCACGATCCCCAAGATTGTCGGCGGCTACACGCCGGCCTGCCTGGAGAAGGCCGTGGCTCTTTACAGCATCGCCATTAGGACTCTCGTGCCGGTCTCGTCCTGCCGCGTGGCCGAAGCCGCCAAGCTGCTGGAGAACACCTTCCGCGGTGTAAACATCGCCCTCGTGAATGAACTGAAGGTCGTTTACGCCGCCATGGGCATTGATGTCTGGGAGGTGATCAACGCCGCCAAAACGAAACCTTTCGGCTTCATGGCCTTTTACCCGGGCCCCGGCTTGGGCGGCCACTGCATCCCCATCGATCCATTCTACCTCACTTGGAAGGCCCGCGAATACGGACAGCACACCCGCTTCATCGAGTTGTCGGGTGAGGTCAACACCGCCATGCCCGAGTATGTCATCCATCGCGTGGCGGAGGCGTTGAATGAGCATCGCAAGCCCGTCAAGGGTAGCAAAGTCCTCATCCTAGGACTGGCCTACAAGCCAAACGTCGATGACGACCGCGAATCGCCGAGCTACATTTTGATGGAAATGCTCAAGCACCGCGGTGCCGAGGTTTCCTACCACGATCCTTATGTTCCCGTCATCCGACCCACGCGTGAGCATCCGCAATGGGCGGGCACCAAATCCGTAAGCTGGAACAAGGAGACCGTCTCCGCCTTCGATCTGGTCCTCATCGCGACCAATCATGCCTCCGTCAACTATCAGGATCTCGCCAACTGGGCTACATGCATCGTGGACAGCCGCAACGCGATGAGCACCCTCAAAACCAAGCCCGGACAAGTTTGGAAGGCCTGAACCACGCACCATTCATCGCTGTGCTTTCGGGGCACGAGTGAAGTGCCCATCGCCGTCAATCTTATCCCTTGGAGTGCCGGTCTCCGCACCGGCCGCTTGCTGATCGCCCCATCCCGGTGGGTCCGGAGACTGACCTCCACCTCGCAGCCTAACTGCAGGCCAACAGCCCCTCCTCCGTTCTCCCTTTTCCCTGCGCTCCGTTCCCAGTCCCAACTTTGTGCCTTTTTTTGTGGAGATCAGCCTGTCTGCCGGAGATCGCAGTTAGGTCGCTAATTTCTAGTCGCTAGATGCTGGCTGCTAAGCTCTAATCCCTTGCCGCTAGCTTTCTAGGCGCTGGGGTCTAGGTTCTAGCGACAAGGTTTCCGTCCTCCGTCCTCCGTCCTCCGCCCTCCGTCCTCCGATCTCAGGTTTGAAGTTTCCTTCCTCCTTCCTCCTTCCTCCTTTGCCTACGTTTTGGACATCGTCCAAGAACGTCGGACAAACACATTTCCGGCGAGCACGCCGGAACAGTGCCTTCTCCCGCCCTACCCTAGCACGCTGCACAAGCCCCATGAACACTTTCCTCGCACGTCCGCTCGTGCTTTTGCTGGCGCTAGGGCTCCTGTCCACAGCCAAATCCCAGAACGTTATTCTCGCCCCCGAAGCGGAGGCCTTGCTGACGCCCGTTCAACGCAAAGCAGCCCCGCCTCCACCGTTGAGCCGGCCGCCGGCCGGAACCGAAACGCCCTTTCAACTGGGCGGGATCTTTGTGCTGCACCCACGCCTTGGCTTCAGTCAGATGCGAGCCGATGGGTTGCCCCTCCTTGGGCAGGCTACACGCGGAGAGAGCGACATCAGCAGCCTTTCCGCCGGACTGACGTTGGATGCAGGCGAAAACTGGTCGCTGGATTACAGCCCTTCCCGGGTCAATTACTCCAATAATGCGTTGGCGGACTCCACCCAGCATTCCGCACGCCTCCGTGGCGTACTGAATTGGCAAGACTGGTCTTTCAACTTCAACCAGAGCTACAATAAATCCAATCAGATCATCGTCGAGACCGCCCAACAAACGGATCGCAAAACCCTCTCCACCCAACTGGGTGGCTCCTACCGTTTCAGCCCCAAGCTCCAGGTCAGCCTGTCGGGCGGCTGGAATGACCGGACCAGCAGCCTGACGCCGGACCAGCGGACTTACTCGGCCCAGGGCGCGTTGAACTATCTCCTGAGTGACCAAGTAAGTCTGAGCCTGAACCCGGCCTATGCTTACACGGTAGTGGACGCCGCGCCCGACTACGCCAGCGAATCGTTGAGTGCGCTCATCAGCTGGCAGCCGGCGGAAAAGCTCAGCTTGAGCCTGGGCGCAGGCTTCGACTCCCGCAGCACGCAAGCTTCCTCCGGCCTCGATCAAACCACCCCGCTGCTGAATTTCGCCCTGAGTTATACTCCTTTTGAAACCACCAGCCTGAGCATCACCTACGCCCGTAGCGCCGGAGCCTCGTTTTTTACTTCGCAGGCCACGGACAACCGGAATCTGAGCATCAGTCTGAGCCAGCGCTTGCTGGGCCGGTTCTATTTTTCCGCCACCAACGCCAAGAACCGGCGAACCTATGAATCGTTGGTGAGCACCCTGGCCGTGAACCGTGAGGATAAGATCGAGGCGCTAAGTTTCCGTTTGTCCACCCGCTTACTCGAGCGCCTCAGCGTTTCCTTGCTGCATCAGGAAAGCAAAAATCGATCGAACCTGGCCGCCTTAAGCTACACCAGCCGTCAAACGGGTATTGAGCTCAGTTACGCGTATTGAGCCACGCGCACAGCGCGCGTGGCCCGGAGAAGCACTGTTGCCCACTGCTGTGGGCACATGTGTTTGTCCGACGTTCTTGGACTGCGTCCAAAACGTAGGCAAAGGAGAAGGGAGAAAGGAGAACGGAGTTCGGCAATGTTACTTCGCCGCCACAAGGGCACCCGCTGCCGTCACCCCTCCTCACGTTGTCACTTAATCCGGGGCCAAGTCTTCTGCTTGGCCATCTCCGAGCTCTCGCACTCCGTCCATAGTTAAAACCTTTTCGTGTTTTCCGTGTTTTTCGTGGTTCATGGTTCGGAGTTAGAAGATTGCTCGCCTGTTCCTAGTCGCTAGTCCCTTATCCTGGCGCGCCGCGCGCCCCATTCCGTGTCTTCCGTGGGCCAATGGTCAGGGTTCGGGTATCACCGTTTGTCATCGCGAGAGGGCGCGAAGCGCGCCGTGGCGATCCCACTGTATCGACAAGCTCAAGGTCACGAGCCTGCCGATGGCTGGATTGCTTCGTCTCCCGCACAAGCGGGATCCTCGCAATGACAGTCGTAACTTCTTTGGGTAATTCTCAATAAATAGAACAAGTCGGCACGCTGCCGCTAGCCTGCCCCCGGTGAAGCAAATTTTGCGGGACCGGACCCACTGCGAAAGAATGTAGCTTGAGTCCTCGGCCGCTTCCGGCGATTCACTTTTCGTCTTCCCACTCAATGCCTTTCTGTTTTTCAATTTTCCAACGGGCTGAGATCCTGTCCCGCATGGCCCAATTCGCTCGTTGAGCATGGACTTCGCCTGGAATGAAATGAAAGTGGAAGAATTCGCGGCCTTTGTTGGCCTATTGGGACCACGTCCGATCCGATGCGGTGAAATTTATTGGGGCGAAGTGCGTCGCTACTTTTACCGCCCCCTGCAGCCGTTGCATATTTTTGATCGAGCGAAAATATGTCGGCCGATCGGGGCGGCATGGGGTGGAGCGCAATATGCTGTATCAGAGGGACCGGACGCCAACTCGTGGCTAAACTGGCTGGCCTTCGATCAAACCCAGAACTACTCCGTTGCAACCCTTGACAAAAACCGCCGCCGCCAGGTTCGGCTGGCCGCGGCGGACTTCGAAATCCGCCGGCTGACCGATCCGGAGTTGTTTAAACGGGAGGCGCACCCGGTTTACTTGTCCTTTCAAAACCGCACCGGCTACAGGGTCGGCTCCGAACGGCGCGATCCCGCAGCTTTTGCGCGGTGGGCCGACCAAGTTTTTGCTTCACCCAACGTTCTGGTTCTCGGCGGCTATCGGGAAGGTGTGCTGGGTGGCGTGAGTCTGACTTACAAATTCGGCCACACGGTATTCTACGCCACTTTCTTTTGTGACGACGAATCCCTGCGGCGCTACCTCTCCGACCTCATGCTGCATACGGTGCGCGAGTCTGCGGCCGCGGACCCCGCAGTGCGTTACGTTTACGCCGGCATGTTCAAGGGCATTCGCGGTCTGGATGATTTCTACCTGCACCGGGGCGCCCGGTTGTTTCGCCAGCCAGCCCGACTCGAGCTGAATCCAATCACAAGGTTCCTGTTAAAATCTTTTCTGCCGGCGCAATACAACCGCCTCACCGGCCATCTGACGCCCGAACAACTGGCCCAGGCCGGGGTCCCGACTGCGCCTGGCCCGTGATGGAGGCAGTAGGCGGGAGAAGGGAGCATAGAGGCAGCAGGCTGGAGGCGGAAATTGGAGACTGAAGACGGGAGGCGGGATCACGGGACAACCTGTGGTGCTAGCGAATCGGAGCCGTCGTCCGTCCTTTGCTCTCTGACGTCTGATTCTGAAACCTTGGCATTTTGCATGTCATTGCGAGTATCCCGCGATTGCGGGAGACGAACCAATCCAGCTGGATCGCCACGGCCCGTTTTGCAGGCCTGCTAATGACAAGTCAGTGGGGATCGTTGTGAGGCATTCGATGCATGCCACACCCCGCCCTGCGGGCACCCCTCTCCAGAGGGGATCTTCGGCGGCGTGGCTTGAGGTCCCCTCTGGAGAGGGGTGGCGCGCAGCGCCGGGGTGTGGTGGCAACGTTGCCAGCTTGTCATTCGACAGAACCATCGAAGACAACCGGCTTCGTCCGCCCTTTCGCGATGACAAAAAATCTAACCCGGATGTTTCACCCCAATGAAAAACGTTGAATCAGAAATCTCCTTTTTGCCTTCGGCCAAAGCGACTTGGTCGCGGTTCACCCTGACATAGTCGGCCCGACCGGGAGCAAACGAGCGCGCACGTCCGACCGTCCACCGTTGTCCACTCTCCAGTCTCCGGCCTCCGGTCTCCTGAAAAACAAACGCCGCCGACGCTGCAGCATCGGCGGCGCGTTTTTCTGCGCAGCTTCACTCGCTCAACCGGTCCTCAGGCATTGGTCCAGGCGACGATCCGCGCGCCGGTATGACCGGGGCGGTCCGTCGCCGTGGCTTGGATCGTCACCGTCGCCCCGGCGGGGACCACGGCAGTGGCCGCATAGCTCCATCGGCCGCCGCTGAGGACCGCCGGCCCCTGCTCGAGGATCGCGTCGGTCGCATCGCGGATCTCGAGGCTCACCGCCTGCACCGCCACGTCGTCCTGGGCTTCCATCCGGATGACATCCCCCGCCTGCCCGTGGTAGTCAGCGAGATCAATCGCCGTCACCTCGGGCGGGTTCAGGTAGTCGCCCATGATCAGGGCGAACAGCGGGACGGACCGCGCCCGGGCGAGGGCCTCGTAGTCCAGCCGTTGCACCGGATCGGCCAGCACCGTCTTGGCGTAGGCCGCGGCGGCGCGGAACCGGTCCCGCACCGCCTGCTGCCCGGCGCTCGGGGGCCCGCTGAATTCGGGCCGGCGACCGAGCACCGTCCGGTCGCCGTATTTCCGATACACCCAGTTGTCGATGCGCCCGCTGATGCCTTTGAGCGCGCTGTTGAGGGAGAGCTTAGCCATGGCGGCGCCCTCCCTTGGTCGTGGCCACGGCCCCCTGCCGCACATCCTTTCTGTATCCCTTCTGCATCCTTGCTGGACGCTTCTGGCACCGGCCGGGACGCGTCCGCAGCAGGCCGAGGCAGAAGCCGGCCAGCCCCCCGAGCTTGCGCACGGGACTCAGCGCCGGGTTCAGCGCCGCGGCCCCGGAGGCCAGCGCGCCAAGCACCAGCTTCGTTTGCTTCAGTCGTTTTTGGTTCATGTCTTTCTCCTTTGCATTGGGTTTTGACCGGTCCCGGAATCGCGAAATGCGACCCTTCGCCGGCCGCCCCCAGCATAGCGCAGGGCACGCATCCCGCGTTAATGCATAGCCGTGATGCTCAACATCACCGGGCGTGATGGCGCTCCGCGCATCGCGCGGAGCGCCGGGAGCAGGGAGGAAGAAGAAGGGAGCAGCACTGTTGCCCACCACTGTGGGCACATGTGTTTGTCCGACGTTCTTGGACTGCGTCCAAAACCTAGGCAAAGGAGGCCGGAGGCGGGAGATTGGAGTTCCGACTTCAGCCTTCAGGTTTCAGGCTTCCGTTCTCCCTATACCCTTCTCCTTTCTCCCTCGCGCCACGCGCGCCCTCCTCCCTGCTCCTTTCTCCTTTATCCTTTATCCCGCCAACGGTGGCTGGCAATGCGGCGGAGGGTGGACAGGAACAACTCCAGCGCCGGGGTAAGCGGAGGGCGCCAGCAGGCGCTGATCGGCACGGGCTCAAAATGCTCAAGCGGCAGGCTGCGCAGCCCAACCGGTCTGACCTCCTCCGGCAGGATGAGGCCCAACCCCACGCCGAGCCCCTGGCGCACCAGCGCGTGCATCAGCGCCGCTGAATCGGCCCGGAGGCGGGTGCTCCAGGTCACCTGCAGAGCGCGGAGTCCACGTTGGAAAACCGCCGGCAGCGGATCGTCAGGCGGTGGGCCGATCAGGCAATGGGTCGGCCGGGCCTGTTGCCAGAACCAGCCCGCGCTCTTGATCGGACAGGCGGCGCGGACCCAGAGTCCGAGACAGGGCCGGACGAGTATCTGGGAGCGCCAGCCCGGCGGCCGGTAGTGTCCGGTGGTCACGATCAACTGCACTTCACGGTCGGCCTGCCAAGCACCCAGCTGACTCGGCGTGCCGTTGTGGAGCTCGAATCGGGTGGCGGGAAAGCGTTTCGCAACGGGGGCCAGCACCGCGGACAGCCACGCTTCCCCCAAGAGACTGTCGGCGGCGAGGTGCAGGACCTCCGCCGGTTCCGCCTGCAATTCCTGCCAAAGCGCCGGCAGTCTCGCGAAAAAAGGTTGGGTATGGTTCTGCAGCAGCCGCCCATGGGCCGTGAGCCGAAAAGGCCGGCGTTCGAAGAGCTTCCGGCCGATTTGCCGTTCGAGGGCGGCGATCTGGTTGCTGATGGCGGGTTGCCCGATGCCATAGGACAGATTCCGCGCCGCAGCACTGATGCCCCGATACCGCGCCACCGCCTGGAAGAGCTCCAGCTGGTGGGGGTTGAAACAGTGAGCGGTTGAGGATTTCCCGGGCATCGCACGGCCCGTGCGCCTAACCAGACACGATCCACCGCCTCCGGCTCCCCCGCGACGGAACCCTCCCGCGGTTTTTACCGGTTAGTTAACCCGCCTGTTTCACACCCGGAGGTGAGAAATAGGCGCCCGATCGGGCCGACATTGTCGGGGCTAACCGCGACGAAGTCGCTTTTGCCAAAGGCAAAACGGATAATTCTGATTCAAAGTCTTTTTATTGGTGAAATATTCTGGTTAAGCCCGCGCAGGCCGGAGGGTGTAGACCGGAGGGCGGAGGCCGGAGGCGGGAGAATGGAGAAGGGGGAAAGGAGAAGGGACAACCTGTGGTGCAAGCGAATCGGGGCTGGCGTCTAGGGTCTAGGGTCCGCCACTCAGCGACCCTTGTTACTAGATACTTTCCCCTTGTTACTTCCTTTCGATCTCCCGTCTCCCTCCTCCCTTCTCCTGCGCGCACCGCGCCACCGTCCACCGTCCGACCGTCCACGCCGCTTAGCGAGTTTAAGTTCGGAGTTGAAGTTGAAGTGTAGCGATACGACCGAGAATCTTGCTTTGGTTGTCCGTTGTCCAATCTCCGGCCTCCGATCTCCGGTTTCAGGTTTCAGGTTTCCGATCTCCGTTCTCCGATCTCCGGACTCCCTTCTCCCTTTTCCCTGCTACTTTCTCCCGGCGCGCCGCGCGCTTCGCGCGGCGCCATTCCTGATTGTCGAAGGCCCCGAATCCTGTACAACTGGCCTTATCTGCATGTCTTCCGTAACCCCGCCCCTCGATGAACGCTCCGGACTGCGGCGTTTTGTCATCGCCGCCCTCATCCTGTTGGCGGTCTTCGCCCTGCCGCTCTTCCACGTCGTCCGCTTTTCCCTCCAGAGCGACCTTTACTCGTTCATCGTCATCGTGCCGTTCGTCAGCGCCTACCTGGTCTGGATTGAGCGGACCCGGCTCACCCCGGCGGGCACCCCCGTGAACCGACGGTGGGCCGCCGCCCTCGCGGTCATGGGTCTGGCTCTGGCGACCCTGGCCCTGGTGATTCAGCAGGGAGGAGGCAAACATGCCGGCGTCGATGCCCTGGCCTTTTCCATGTATGCCTTGGTGGGGCTGTTGGGCGCCGCGGCCTGTTTCTTTCTGGGTCGCGCCACCCTCAAGGTCATCGGTTTTCCGCTCGCGTTCCTCGTCTTCCTGGCCCCCTTCCCCGTCGCGGTGGAAGTGGGCATTGAAACCGTGCTGCAGCATGGCTCCTCCTGGACCGCCCACCGCTTCTTGGATCTGGCGGGTATGCCGGTGTTTCGCGAGGGCACGTATTTTCAACTCCCCGGTTTTGCGATGCAGGTGGCGCCCGAGTGCAGCGGCATCCGCTCCACCCTGGCGCTCTTTCTCACCAGCCTGGTGGCGGGCCGGATGTTCCTCCG
The DNA window shown above is from Oleiharenicola lentus and carries:
- a CDS encoding LysR family transcriptional regulator, which translates into the protein MPGKSSTAHCFNPHQLELFQAVARYRGISAAARNLSYGIGQPAISNQIAALERQIGRKLFERRPFRLTAHGRLLQNHTQPFFARLPALWQELQAEPAEVLHLAADSLLGEAWLSAVLAPVAKRFPATRFELHNGTPSQLGAWQADREVQLIVTTGHYRPPGWRSQILVRPCLGLWVRAACPIKSAGWFWQQARPTHCLIGPPPDDPLPAVFQRGLRALQVTWSTRLRADSAALMHALVRQGLGVGLGLILPEEVRPVGLRSLPLEHFEPVPISACWRPPLTPALELFLSTLRRIASHRWRDKG
- a CDS encoding nucleotide sugar dehydrogenase, whose amino-acid sequence is MKLAIVGLGYVGLPLSLQFARCQANVLGLDIDRAKVDSLNAGRSYIKHITDAAIREQIDAKNFSASTDFSRVKEVSAIIICVPTPLNKNREPDISYITETGKAIAPHLQKGTVVVLESTTYPGTTDEDLRKVIESTSGLKAGTDFHLAFSPEREDPGNPQSVVATIPKIVGGYTPACLEKAVALYSIAIRTLVPVSSCRVAEAAKLLENTFRGVNIALVNELKVVYAAMGIDVWEVINAAKTKPFGFMAFYPGPGLGGHCIPIDPFYLTWKAREYGQHTRFIELSGEVNTAMPEYVIHRVAEALNEHRKPVKGSKVLILGLAYKPNVDDDRESPSYILMEMLKHRGAEVSYHDPYVPVIRPTREHPQWAGTKSVSWNKETVSAFDLVLIATNHASVNYQDLANWATCIVDSRNAMSTLKTKPGQVWKA
- a CDS encoding exosortase/archaeosortase family protein; translation: MSSVTPPLDERSGLRRFVIAALILLAVFALPLFHVVRFSLQSDLYSFIVIVPFVSAYLVWIERTRLTPAGTPVNRRWAAALAVMGLALATLALVIQQGGGKHAGVDALAFSMYALVGLLGAAACFFLGRATLKVIGFPLAFLVFLAPFPVAVEVGIETVLQHGSSWTAHRFLDLAGMPVFREGTYFQLPGFAMQVAPECSGIRSTLALFLTSLVAGRMFLRSPSNQLILAAVVLPLALVRNGFRVFVIGELCVKIGPHMIHSWIHRQGGPLFFTLSLIPFSLILFLLLRRDRRAIPSAP